The following are from one region of the Nitrospirota bacterium genome:
- the uppP gene encoding undecaprenyl-diphosphatase UppP has product MFEAVILGIVQGLTEFLPVSSSAHLILFPWFFRWQGIIDSLAFDVALHTGTLMALLFYFRKDWIELLKTSVNKDCMLWKIIIGTIPAGVAGVFLHDLIEENRSPGIIAFTLCIVSLFMILSERNYGKSERTGIEKVSFGNSLFIGIAQAFALIPGVSRSGITIVAGLVKGMKREDAARFSFLLSTPAIAGASLLEARKLLHAPDVQYDIFIAGTVVSAVTGYFAIKYLLRFLQRHSIAPFAYYRFFLAFVIILSVLTKN; this is encoded by the coding sequence ATGTTTGAAGCAGTGATACTTGGCATTGTTCAGGGGCTGACGGAGTTCCTTCCTGTAAGCAGTTCGGCGCATCTGATACTATTCCCGTGGTTTTTCAGATGGCAGGGGATTATAGACAGCCTTGCCTTTGATGTTGCGCTGCATACAGGCACTCTCATGGCGCTTTTGTTTTATTTCAGGAAGGACTGGATTGAATTATTAAAGACCTCTGTAAATAAAGACTGCATGCTCTGGAAGATTATTATCGGAACTATACCTGCAGGTGTTGCCGGTGTCTTCCTGCATGATTTGATTGAAGAAAACAGAAGCCCCGGCATCATTGCCTTCACCCTCTGCATTGTCTCTCTGTTTATGATTTTGTCGGAAAGAAATTACGGTAAATCAGAGCGTACGGGGATTGAAAAGGTCAGTTTCGGAAATTCCTTGTTCATCGGCATTGCGCAGGCATTTGCCCTTATCCCGGGCGTATCAAGGTCAGGGATAACGATTGTCGCCGGGCTTGTAAAAGGCATGAAAAGAGAAGATGCCGCAAGATTTTCATTTCTTTTAAGCACGCCTGCTATTGCCGGGGCGAGCCTTCTTGAGGCAAGAAAACTGCTCCATGCTCCGGATGTTCAATATGACATTTTCATTGCCGGCACGGTTGTTTCGGCAGTCACGGGTTATTTTGCAATAAAATACCTTCTCAGATTTCTGCAGCGCCATTCCATTGCACCATTTGCCTATTATCGTTTTTTTCTTGCTTTTGTTATCATATTATCCGTATTGACAAAAAACTGA
- a CDS encoding AtpZ/AtpI family protein, producing MTDNTGQRNSPEKKPGREFFRLLATASTVGINLVLSTFIGFALGYYLVDRYLNTYPWFTIIFLLLGIAAGFKHLFKIAFKAGADEENAKLKK from the coding sequence ATGACTGACAATACCGGACAACGGAATTCTCCTGAGAAAAAACCCGGGCGGGAATTTTTTCGCCTGCTTGCCACAGCAAGCACAGTCGGGATAAATCTTGTCCTAAGCACATTTATTGGCTTTGCGCTTGGATATTACCTTGTTGACAGGTATTTAAACACATACCCGTGGTTTACCATAATTTTTCTGCTTCTGGGCATTGCAGCCGGTTTTAAACATTTGTTTAAAATCGCATTTAAGGCAGGCGCGGATGAAGAAAATGCAAAATTGAAAAAGTAA